TGGCATGAATTTGCCTGCGAGATTTACCGTCTTGGACGTAAATTCGGCCGTATAACACAGGAATGTACTGTAAATCCTTGTACAACTGAAGAATACGGAGCAAAAGTTCAGCGCCCGGCTTATTCTGTACTCAGCAAGGATAAAATCGCAAAGAGTCTTAAGCTCAAGATTCCAGAATGGCAGAACAGCCTCGAGAAATTCATTAAGAGCGACAGATTTAATCCTCTTTAATCATAAATAATACTTCAAACAGAAACAACTTTTGCAAGTAAACAGAAACTGTGGTATAATATCTTTATGATTTCAAAGAAAGTAAAAGATATAGTTGAAAGCCCATCCAACGGAGTTATCCGCAAGATGTTTGAAGAGGGCGCCATTCTTAAGCAGAAATACGGTGCAGATAAAGTTTATGATTTCAGTATCGGAAACCCCGACCTTGACCCCCCGCAGAAAGTAGTTGATGCAGTTCGAGAAGTAGCTGCAGATACTACCCACCTCCGCCACGGTTATATGCCGAATGCCGGATACCCTGAAACCCGTGCCGCAATGGCCGCAAAAACAGCAAAAGAACAGGGAGTTCCTGTTACTGCAGACTGTGTTGTTATGGAAGTTGGAGCCGGTGGTGCACTTAATGTTGTCCTTAAGTCACTTCTGAATCCTGGCGAGGAAATTGTAATTCCTTGTCCATATTTTGCTGAATATAATAATTATGTTCATAATCACGACGGTGAAGTTGTTCCTGTAAAAACTAAGGAAGATTTTTCTCTTGATGTTGATGCGATAAAGGCAGCTCTTGGTCCTAAAACTGCTGCTGTTCTTATCAATTCACCTAACAATCCAAGTGGTCGTATTTATGATGAAGCTGATTTGATTGCGCTTACAGATATGCTCAAAGAGTTCGGTGCAAAAACAGGCCGTTATCCATATCTGATTTGTGATGAACCTTACCGCGACATTACTTATGGAAAAAAAGTTGCTACAGTTTTTGATAAATATGAATATTCTGTAATTGCAACTTCCTTTGCAAAAAATCTCAGTGTTCCAGGTGAGCGTGTAGGTTATGTTTGTGTAAATCCTGCCTGTCCTGAAAAAGCTGATTTTATTGCAGCTGCAATTTTCTGTACACGTGTCCTTGGCTTTGTAAACTGCCCGGCCTTTTTCCAGAAGGTTATTGCAAAAAGCTGGGATGCAGAATGTGATTTTTCTACATACGAAAAGCGCATGAAAGAAATCTGCGAGGTTATGGATTATGCCGGCCTCAAATATGCAAAACCAGAAGGTGCTTTCTACCTCTGGGTAAAATGTCCTGATAAATGGAATGATGATGATATGGCCTTCACAAATCATCTGAAAAAATACAATATTCTCTGCGCTCCAGGAAGCGGATTCGCAGGTAAAGGCTGGTTCAGAATCGCATATTGCTGTTCTGAACAGAGTATTTTGAATAGTAAAGAAGCTTTTTATAAAGCAGTTCATGAAGAATAGGAGAGCTATATGAAAATTTTGATGGTTACTTCGGAAACAGTTCCTTTTGCTAAAACCGGTGGACTTGCAGACGCCGTTTCAGCACTTGCAATAAATCTTAGAAAACAGGGACATGATGTTCGTATCGTTATGCCTCGTTACTATAAGATAGACCGCAGCAAACTTAAGGCCATTGAGGCTCCTCTTGCTGTTGCCGCTGGAACCATCGAAACCTGGGTAAAGGTTTATGAAGCTCCTCTTCCTGGAACTGATGTTCCTGTTTACTTTATTGATCACGAGCAGTGTTTCGGACGCGACGGTATTTATGGAACTAAGGCTGAGCCTGATTTCCATGATAATCCATACCGTTCTGCTGTTTTGTGCCACGGTGCTTTCCAGCTCTGTCGTCTGCTTGGCTGGTATCCGGACATTATGCATGCCCACGACTGGTTCTGTTGTCTTGTTCCAGTACTATTAAAACACGTTTGCCGTAACGGTTATTTTGCTCATACTGCCTCAGTTCTGACAATTCATAATCTTGGATATCAGGGCTGGTATAGTAAAGATTCATTCCCGGCTCTTGGTTTGGACTGGAATCTTTACTACGGCGGTGGTTTTGAACGTAACGGAAGCATCAACCTCTTACAGGCTGGTATTTCCTGTGCAGATATGATTACAACTGTTTCTCCAACTTATGCTGGCGAAATGAAGAGTGTAGAAGGTGGCTTCGGCCTCGATGGCTTGCTGCGTGTACGCTCAGATGTTGTTCGAGGTGTCCTCAACGGCTGTGACCTCGAAACCTGGAATCCAAAAACAGATAAACTTCTTCCTGCCAATTTTGATTATAAAGATCTTAGCGGTAAGGCTAAATGTAAGGAAGCTCTTCAGAAGCGAATGGGACTTCCGGTAAAGAAAGATGTTCCAGTTATTGGTATTGTAACCCGTCTTGCAGATCAGAAGGGTATTGCAGAAGTATTTGCTCCATCTTACGGAAGCATTTACAGCATCTGTGCAAATATGGATGTACAGTTTGCAATTCTGGGAAGCGGTGAAAAATGGTGTGAAGACGAAATAAATTCCCTTCAGTCAAAACTTCCGAATCTTCGTGCTTACATTGGATATGATGAAAGCCTTAGTCATCTGATTGAAGCAGGTTCTGACTTCTTCTTAATGCCTTCTCGCTATGAGCCATGTGGCCTTAATCAGATGTACTCAATGCTTTATGGAACTCTGCCAATTGTACGCCGTACTGGTGGCCTTGCAGACACAGTTGAGCAGTACAATGAGTTTAGTGGAGATGGAACCGGCTTCCTGTTTGATAATCTGACTCCAGGTGCAGTTTACGACACAACTGGCTGGGCTGTATGGGCATACTACAATAAAAAAGATCACATCAAAAAAATGCAGGTACGCGGTATGCAGAAAAATTTCAGCTGGGACACAAGCGCTCAAAATTATGTAGGAATATATTCTGATGCTCTGTGGCGTGGCTGTGGAATTAACACTGCCGACTGGCGTTAGAACTCGTACCACTGGTCATCTTTAGTAAGATACCAGTCTGCAAGCAATTTAGAATCAGAAGTTCCGCACCAAGAAATACTACCATTAGAGTTCAAAATAACCGCACGGCGGCTGTTCAAACAAAGTGTTTTAGGAATAGAAGCTGAGCGGTTATATGCGAATCTTTTCTTAGTAGAAAGATTATAGCAGTAAACCTTATTACGTCCGATGTTTGTAAAAAGTGTATTTCCATTCAGATAAGTAAATGCTTCTGCATCTTCTTCCGCAAACTTCAAAATATTTGTCATCTGCTTTGTATAAACATTATAAGAGAATACATAAGTATTGCGTCCTGTCTCATCAGAAACAATATAAAGACCATAAATTGTTTTACCATCTGTGCTCAGAGCGTAAGTAACGTTACCCTTAATACTGATAGGTACTGTTTCCATTGTCTCAGGATTTACTGTAAGCAGTGGAGTCTGTGGATTTGTTGCAGCAGACTTTGCAATATAAACGAGTTTATTGTTCATATAAACAGCATCTTGAATACCAGTTCCAGAATAAACTTCAGAAAGAGTACCAGTCTGAATATCATAAAGATTTACAACACTGTTACTTTCAATTTCAATAAGATAATCTTTTCCATCTACACTGCAAAGACGTACTTTTTGAACACTGTTCTTTGGAGTAAAAAGAACTGAAGGAGTTTTTGTATCAAGATTTAAAAGTTTAATTGGAGTCTTTT
The Treponema bryantii DNA segment above includes these coding regions:
- a CDS encoding pyridoxal phosphate-dependent aminotransferase, which translates into the protein MISKKVKDIVESPSNGVIRKMFEEGAILKQKYGADKVYDFSIGNPDLDPPQKVVDAVREVAADTTHLRHGYMPNAGYPETRAAMAAKTAKEQGVPVTADCVVMEVGAGGALNVVLKSLLNPGEEIVIPCPYFAEYNNYVHNHDGEVVPVKTKEDFSLDVDAIKAALGPKTAAVLINSPNNPSGRIYDEADLIALTDMLKEFGAKTGRYPYLICDEPYRDITYGKKVATVFDKYEYSVIATSFAKNLSVPGERVGYVCVNPACPEKADFIAAAIFCTRVLGFVNCPAFFQKVIAKSWDAECDFSTYEKRMKEICEVMDYAGLKYAKPEGAFYLWVKCPDKWNDDDMAFTNHLKKYNILCAPGSGFAGKGWFRIAYCCSEQSILNSKEAFYKAVHEE
- a CDS encoding glycogen/starch synthase, with amino-acid sequence MKILMVTSETVPFAKTGGLADAVSALAINLRKQGHDVRIVMPRYYKIDRSKLKAIEAPLAVAAGTIETWVKVYEAPLPGTDVPVYFIDHEQCFGRDGIYGTKAEPDFHDNPYRSAVLCHGAFQLCRLLGWYPDIMHAHDWFCCLVPVLLKHVCRNGYFAHTASVLTIHNLGYQGWYSKDSFPALGLDWNLYYGGGFERNGSINLLQAGISCADMITTVSPTYAGEMKSVEGGFGLDGLLRVRSDVVRGVLNGCDLETWNPKTDKLLPANFDYKDLSGKAKCKEALQKRMGLPVKKDVPVIGIVTRLADQKGIAEVFAPSYGSIYSICANMDVQFAILGSGEKWCEDEINSLQSKLPNLRAYIGYDESLSHLIEAGSDFFLMPSRYEPCGLNQMYSMLYGTLPIVRRTGGLADTVEQYNEFSGDGTGFLFDNLTPGAVYDTTGWAVWAYYNKKDHIKKMQVRGMQKNFSWDTSAQNYVGIYSDALWRGCGINTADWR